Proteins encoded together in one Telopea speciosissima isolate NSW1024214 ecotype Mountain lineage chromosome 4, Tspe_v1, whole genome shotgun sequence window:
- the LOC122658116 gene encoding expansin-A20 isoform X1 produces the protein MGIFQTTLLYFVLSNIGSITARQEEWKSATATYSKETNGSIITEGACGYGDLHKKSYGKYSAGVSSMLFNRGRTCGGCFELRCVDHIRWCLQGSPSVFVTATDFCPPNYGLPSDYGGWCNFPQEHFEMSEAAFAEIAVTKADIVPVQYRRVNCVRNGGLRFTVSGSSYFYQVLITNVGLDGEVVAVKVKGSKTGWLPMVRNWGQNWQCNINLGGQPLSFEVTISSGRTVSSYNVAPANWQFGQTFEGKQF, from the exons atggGTATTTTCCAGACCACACTTCTGTACTTTGTTTTGTCAAATATTGGCTCAATAACTGCTAGGCAAGAAGAATGGAAGTCTGCTACTGCAACATACTCCAAAGAAACAAATGGGTCAATCATCACAG AAGGTGCTTGTGGTTACGGGGACCTTCACAAGAAAAGCTATGGGAAGTACAGTGCTGGAGTAAGTAGCATGTTATTCAACAGAGGGCGTACCTGTGGGGGTTGCTTCGAACTGAGATGTGTCGACCATATCCGCTGGTGCTTGCAAGGGAGCCCTTCTGTTTTCGTTACCGCCACAGATTTCTGTCCACCAAATTATGGACTTCCATCAGACTACGGTGGCTGGTGCAATTTCCCACAAGAGCACTTCGAGATGTCTGAGGCAGCTTTTGCTGAAATAGCAGTTACAAAAGCTGATATCGTCCCAGTACAGTATAGAAG GGTGAATTGCGTGAGGAATGGAGGATTGAGATTCACAGTCAGTGGGAGTTCCTACTTCTATCAAGTCCTGATTACCAATGTTGGGTTGGATGGCGAGGTGGTTGCAGTGAAAGTAAAAGGATCAAAGACGGGGTGGCTTCCAATGGTAAGGAACTGGGGCCAAAATTGGCAATGTAACATAAACCTTGGAGGGCAGCCTCTATCTTTCGAGGTGACAATCAGCAGTGGAAGGACAGTTTCATCTTACAATGTAGCTCCAGCAAATTGGCAGTTCGGTCAGACATTTGAAGGGAAACAGTTCTAA
- the LOC122658115 gene encoding protein THYLAKOID ASSEMBLY 8-like, chloroplastic has translation MHSYASRIPSEPMLYSSQTCAVNIHGSLRIVEAITNIATKRAPTLQLAISKSKGRVGVITMRDRSKNRKPLQRGRNLSIEAIQTVQALKRAKKDINSLEREMEYKVRRLLKFDLMAVLRELLRQNEPLLALKVFQEVQKEYWYKPQVLLYADMINVLASNGMLEMVERLFLYLKMESSLDADTEGFTALLKTLIEFGTTRLVMDCFHLMKAVGCEPDKSTFRILIDELELKGETTLSAIVRKEAEKHFGGSLEFLEEKQDLTLSSN, from the exons ATGCATTCGTATGCGAGTCGCATTCCGTCTGAGCCGATGCTCTACAGCTCTCAAACCTGCGCCGTGAATATCCATGGAAGTCTCCGGATTGTGGAAGCTATTACTAACATAGCTACGAAGAGAGCGCCTACGCTGCAATTGGCAATCTCTAAGTCTAAGGGCAGGGTAGGAGTCATCACCATGAGAGACAGAAGCAAGAATCGTAAGCCCTTACAGAGAGGGAGGAACCTCAGCATCGAAGCTATTCAGACTGTGCAAGCATTGAAACGAGCTAAGAAAGATATCAATTCCCTGGAGCGAGAGATGGAATACAAGGTGAGGCGATTGTTGAAATTTGATCTAATGGCTGTTCTTCGGGAGCTACTGAGGCAGAACGAACCTCTTTTGGCACTTAAG GTTTTTCAAGAAGTTCAGAAGGAGTACTGGTATAAGCCTCAGGTGCTGTTGTATGCTGATATGATTAATGTGTTGGCAAGCAATGGGATGCTTGAAATGGTTGAACGTCTTTTTTTGTATCTCAAAATGGAAAGTAGTTTAGACGCTGATACTGAGGGATTCACTGCTCTGTTGAAAACTTTGATTGAGTTTGGCACTACCAGGCTTGTGATGGATTGTTTTCATTTAATGAAAGCAGTGGGGTGTGAACCAGATAAGTCAACCTTTAGAATTTTGATCGATGAGTTAGAGTTGAAGGGAGAAACAACTCTTTCTGCTATTGTAAGGAAGGAAGCTGAGAAGCATTTTGGTGGATCTCTGGAGTTCCTGGAAGAGAAGCAAGACTTGACATTGAGTTCTAATTAA
- the LOC122658116 gene encoding expansin-A20 isoform X2: MGIFQTTLLYFVLSNIGSITARQEEWKSATATYSKETNGSIITGACGYGDLHKKSYGKYSAGVSSMLFNRGRTCGGCFELRCVDHIRWCLQGSPSVFVTATDFCPPNYGLPSDYGGWCNFPQEHFEMSEAAFAEIAVTKADIVPVQYRRVNCVRNGGLRFTVSGSSYFYQVLITNVGLDGEVVAVKVKGSKTGWLPMVRNWGQNWQCNINLGGQPLSFEVTISSGRTVSSYNVAPANWQFGQTFEGKQF; this comes from the exons atggGTATTTTCCAGACCACACTTCTGTACTTTGTTTTGTCAAATATTGGCTCAATAACTGCTAGGCAAGAAGAATGGAAGTCTGCTACTGCAACATACTCCAAAGAAACAAATGGGTCAATCATCACAG GTGCTTGTGGTTACGGGGACCTTCACAAGAAAAGCTATGGGAAGTACAGTGCTGGAGTAAGTAGCATGTTATTCAACAGAGGGCGTACCTGTGGGGGTTGCTTCGAACTGAGATGTGTCGACCATATCCGCTGGTGCTTGCAAGGGAGCCCTTCTGTTTTCGTTACCGCCACAGATTTCTGTCCACCAAATTATGGACTTCCATCAGACTACGGTGGCTGGTGCAATTTCCCACAAGAGCACTTCGAGATGTCTGAGGCAGCTTTTGCTGAAATAGCAGTTACAAAAGCTGATATCGTCCCAGTACAGTATAGAAG GGTGAATTGCGTGAGGAATGGAGGATTGAGATTCACAGTCAGTGGGAGTTCCTACTTCTATCAAGTCCTGATTACCAATGTTGGGTTGGATGGCGAGGTGGTTGCAGTGAAAGTAAAAGGATCAAAGACGGGGTGGCTTCCAATGGTAAGGAACTGGGGCCAAAATTGGCAATGTAACATAAACCTTGGAGGGCAGCCTCTATCTTTCGAGGTGACAATCAGCAGTGGAAGGACAGTTTCATCTTACAATGTAGCTCCAGCAAATTGGCAGTTCGGTCAGACATTTGAAGGGAAACAGTTCTAA
- the LOC122658117 gene encoding heavy metal-associated isoprenylated plant protein 45-like has product METVELKVEMVGIHEKRLRKCLSKVKGIEKVEVDVSSQKVVVTGYTHRNKILKALRRAGLKADFWSAQNELLNAYASVSSYGSLRINNFNLF; this is encoded by the exons ATGGAG ACCGTGGAATTGAAGGTGGAGATGGTGGGGATACACGAGAAGAGATTGAGGAAGTGTTTGTCCAAAGTGAAGG GAATAGAGAAGGTGGAAGTGGATGTGAGCAGTCAGAAGGTGGTGGTGACAGGGTACACTCATCGGAATAAAATACTTAAGGCATTGCGTAGAGCTGGTTTGAAAGCCGATTTTTGGTCTGCACAAAATGAACTCCTCAATGCTTATGCCAGTGTCAGCAGCTATGGAAGCTTGAGAATTAACAATTTTAATCTCTTCTAG
- the LOC122659968 gene encoding uncharacterized protein LOC122659968: MEESLRKLALWNSRTFRAIMTHDELESIMATLGFVSLPVSSSPSPSNASGCAWKEYAYCAAESCRNRSPTGTIPRPRLPYPRIDGLHTCTYRAFIDAVAFFLGRSDISDLFHVRGMPLHRVHDRPFDKKFRRLEEEDGIYVYREGTLDQATFMLYNSNNNNNNNNNNGNIIITSRTSNPTISNLVPLKDITV; this comes from the exons ATGGAAGAATCGCTTCGGAAACTGGCACTGTGGAATTCAAGGACTTTCAGGGCCATCATGACTCATGATGAACTGGAATCTATAATGGCCACTCTTGGTTTCGTCAGTCTCCCTGTTTCATCCTCGCCTTCTCCGTCGAACGCGAGCGGTTGTGCCTGGAAGGAATACGCGTACTGCGCCGCTGAAAGTTGTCGGAATCGGTCTCCAACGGGGACGATTCCGCGGCCGAGGCTTCCTTACCCAAGGATCGACGGATTACACACCTGCACGTATCGAGCCTTCATCGATGCTGTCGCCTTTTTCCTCGGGAGAAGTGATATCTCCGATCTTTTCCACGTTAG GGGTATGCCTCTTCATCGAGTTCACGACCGGCCTTTTGATAAGAAGTTCCGTcggttggaggaagaagatgggatttATGTTTACAGAGAAGGTACACTGGACCAGGCAACTTTTATGCTCTACAATAGcaataacaataacaacaacaacaacaataatggTAACATTATCATCACTAGTAGGACCAGCAATCCCACCATAAGCAATCTTGTACCATTGAAAGATATTACAGTATAA